The genomic region GACGCGACCCACCTCGCCCTGACCCACGGTCACGCCGACCACGTCGCCGATGCGGTCGCGGTCGCCAAGCGCACCAAGCCGCAATGCATCGCCATGGTCGAGCTCGCCAACTGGCTCGAGGAGCAGGGCGTGGAGAACGTCAGCGACCCCAACCTCGGCGGCACCGTCACCTTCGACTGGGGCTCGATCAAGCTAGTGCCCGCCTGGCACACCAACACCGTGCCGGGATCGGCCGAGCGTCCTTACAGTGCCGAGCTGGGCACCTCGATGGGCGTCCCCACGGGCCTGATCATCAAGATGGGCGGCCTGACGATCTATGACGCCGGCGACACCTGCCTGTTCGGTGACATGGAGCTGATCGGCAAGCGCCACGAGGTCGACATCGCGATGCTGCCGATCGGCGGCCACTACACGATGGACCGCGAGGACGCGGCCTACGCGGCCAAGCTGATCGGCGCGAAG from Thermoleophilia bacterium harbors:
- a CDS encoding metal-dependent hydrolase; the encoded protein is MEIRYHGHSCFELIDGETTLLVDPFLAPNNPLADATAEDVDATHLALTHGHADHVADAVAVAKRTKPQCIAMVELANWLEEQGVENVSDPNLGGTVTFDWGSIKLVPAWHTNTVPGSAERPYSAELGTSMGVPTGLIIKMGGLTIYDAGDTCLFGDMELIGKRHEVDIAMLPIGGHYTMDREDAAYAAKLIGAKRVIPIHYNTFPAIETDTAAFSDDLAAEGIEALILEPGQTVTL